One window from the genome of Chroococcidiopsis sp. TS-821 encodes:
- a CDS encoding YafY family protein — MSRHLERLLQIDHLLRSSGGQTSLSLARALEVSDRTIRDDLAFLRDRYHAPLEYRKKTGWRYTDLAWRLPSVSLSKGELFALTLGARMLEAYAGSAYEQELRSSIERLSERLPEQTWIDLQQLADERIVFRAGAQMVNLNPLIWQQLLEACRTSKRVWIRYYAATRLEESERVIDPYLLHIYRATNPYVIGFCHKRQEIRWFRIDRIQELRLLDETFERKSNFDPKTYLQKIFQHEVGGHPVSVAIWFDASVAPFIRERRWHVTQEIEEHLDGSLTLHLTTSGLNDLKRWVLGYGKGAVVQAPTELVELVKAEVEGMSRSYHLLITKE, encoded by the coding sequence ATGTCGCGTCATCTGGAAAGGCTGCTACAAATCGATCATCTCTTGCGCTCAAGTGGCGGTCAAACTAGCCTTAGCTTGGCTCGGGCTTTAGAAGTAAGCGATCGCACGATTCGAGACGATTTAGCATTTTTGCGCGATCGCTATCATGCACCCTTGGAGTATCGCAAAAAAACAGGTTGGCGTTACACCGATCTGGCATGGCGACTGCCGAGCGTTTCTTTGAGTAAAGGAGAACTGTTTGCGCTGACATTGGGAGCAAGAATGCTAGAAGCCTACGCAGGTTCGGCGTACGAACAGGAATTGCGATCGTCAATTGAACGGTTATCCGAGCGATTACCAGAGCAAACTTGGATTGATTTACAGCAGCTAGCCGACGAACGAATCGTCTTTCGGGCAGGGGCGCAAATGGTCAACCTTAACCCGCTGATTTGGCAGCAGTTATTAGAAGCTTGTCGAACGTCAAAGCGGGTGTGGATTCGCTACTATGCAGCAACTCGGCTTGAGGAATCCGAACGAGTTATCGATCCTTATTTGCTTCACATTTACCGCGCTACTAACCCTTATGTAATTGGTTTTTGCCACAAACGCCAAGAAATCCGTTGGTTTCGCATCGACCGCATTCAGGAACTACGGCTACTCGATGAAACCTTTGAGCGCAAGTCCAATTTCGACCCGAAAACTTACTTGCAGAAGATTTTTCAGCATGAGGTCGGGGGACACCCAGTCTCTGTGGCTATTTGGTTTGACGCATCGGTAGCGCCTTTTATTCGCGAACGTCGCTGGCACGTTACTCAAGAAATTGAAGAACACCTCGATGGTTCATTAACTTTGCATCTGACAACTTCGGGGTTAAATGACTTGAAACGTTGGGTACTGGGTTACGGCAAGGGTGCAGTAGTGCAAGCGCCAACTGAGTTGGTGGAATTGGTGAAAGCAGAAGTTGAGGGAATGAGTAGAAGTTATCACTTGTTAATAACAAAGGAGTAA
- a CDS encoding CRISPR-associated helicase/endonuclease Cas3: protein MPPKLVPDILLAKSFKAGAWRGSYGLVGHTADVVNAVTTLVDTLGDRLIEQFGLQCSLAELKVTARLSAYIHDWGKANDHFQGVVRAKMPNASPQRYLPDSPQMIRHEVASVLLAWEFREWLQNQGDFLTAVVAAGGHHLKLGGRDGKCTDEFGEIRASGDDRIHLYVLDAVDGKIQYNPHFRQLLKYGIKALGLPQTIKLARKPSITWSVSQIKEKQFEIQDFLTDRQVDPVVLAVIKALLIAGDAVGSAIPNTKLSIQHWITEQIQRTLDENKLQQVINARLNGKELRPFQIQLAQSSARVTLARAGCGTGKTLGAYKWGQSKAIGRKMIFCYPTTGTSTEGFLDYVHHQVDSVLLHSRADVDLEMATTGEEEEVGETNDEANLKLESFQAWGKEAIVCTVDTVLGLLQCNRKSIYCFPAIAQAAFVFDEVHCYDDRLFGALLRFLAVVKAPILLMSASFLPWQKEAIATAVGEPIEIISGPVEIEQQPRYRFHFAKTPDWERVERELQTGGKVLWVCNQVNTAIAVYQEAKAKGFNTLLYHSRYRYQDRVRHHRDVVDAFKPEQQKPVLAIATQVAEMSLDLSATLLISQIADPAGLIQRLGRLNRRYCGRALDAVFYEDEKKGYPYSEKELNDGLRLIQSFTGEVCQGDLARWLESSDDKGNPDLQSVLLDGNWRTYSTSLREAGNNITALLEQDLNTVKSLRAKELPRYTVPIPTKNTHKWERYKFYPVAPKQQWSYSAELGAYELKEENSR from the coding sequence ATGCCGCCTAAATTAGTGCCAGACATTCTACTAGCTAAGTCTTTTAAAGCAGGTGCTTGGAGAGGTTCTTATGGACTGGTAGGACATACCGCAGATGTGGTTAATGCTGTCACCACGTTAGTAGATACTTTGGGCGATCGCTTAATTGAACAGTTTGGACTTCAGTGCAGTTTAGCTGAACTCAAGGTAACAGCCCGTCTAAGTGCTTACATTCACGATTGGGGAAAAGCCAACGATCATTTTCAAGGAGTCGTTCGTGCCAAGATGCCGAATGCTTCTCCACAGCGATATTTACCCGATAGTCCTCAAATGATTCGTCATGAGGTGGCTTCAGTACTTCTAGCGTGGGAGTTTCGAGAATGGCTGCAAAATCAAGGAGATTTTTTAACTGCGGTAGTAGCAGCAGGAGGACATCATTTAAAACTTGGAGGTAGAGACGGAAAATGCACTGATGAATTCGGAGAAATTCGTGCTAGTGGCGACGATCGCATTCATTTGTACGTTCTCGATGCCGTTGATGGAAAAATTCAATACAATCCTCATTTTCGCCAATTGCTGAAATATGGAATTAAAGCTTTGGGATTGCCGCAAACTATTAAACTTGCTCGGAAACCTTCAATTACGTGGTCAGTAAGCCAGATTAAAGAAAAACAATTTGAGATTCAAGATTTCTTGACGGATAGGCAAGTCGATCCAGTGGTGCTGGCGGTTATCAAAGCTCTTTTAATTGCAGGTGATGCAGTAGGTTCTGCGATTCCCAATACAAAGTTATCGATTCAGCATTGGATTACTGAACAAATTCAACGCACCCTTGATGAAAATAAACTTCAACAAGTTATCAACGCGCGACTAAATGGCAAAGAATTGCGTCCTTTTCAAATTCAGTTAGCGCAAAGTTCAGCACGAGTCACTTTAGCAAGAGCAGGCTGTGGCACAGGAAAAACGCTTGGAGCCTATAAATGGGGACAGTCGAAAGCCATTGGCAGAAAAATGATTTTTTGCTATCCCACGACAGGAACTAGCACCGAAGGGTTTCTTGACTACGTTCATCATCAAGTTGATTCAGTTCTGCTTCATTCTCGTGCTGATGTGGATTTAGAAATGGCTACTACAGGAGAAGAAGAGGAAGTTGGTGAAACAAATGATGAAGCCAATCTCAAATTAGAATCGTTTCAAGCTTGGGGTAAAGAAGCGATTGTTTGTACGGTTGATACCGTCCTCGGACTGCTGCAATGCAATCGGAAATCGATTTATTGTTTTCCGGCGATCGCCCAAGCAGCTTTTGTGTTTGACGAGGTTCATTGTTACGATGACCGCTTATTTGGTGCTTTGCTGCGGTTTTTAGCAGTTGTCAAAGCGCCGATTTTACTGATGTCTGCGTCTTTCTTACCTTGGCAAAAAGAAGCGATCGCTACAGCAGTCGGCGAACCGATTGAAATTATCTCTGGTCCTGTGGAGATAGAACAACAGCCTCGCTATCGTTTTCATTTCGCCAAAACGCCTGATTGGGAGAGAGTTGAACGAGAACTGCAAACAGGAGGAAAAGTACTATGGGTGTGCAATCAAGTTAATACTGCTATCGCAGTTTACCAAGAAGCCAAAGCCAAAGGATTCAACACTCTTCTTTATCACAGTCGCTATCGCTATCAAGATCGGGTACGACATCACCGCGATGTTGTCGATGCGTTTAAACCCGAACAACAGAAGCCTGTACTTGCGATCGCCACTCAAGTTGCAGAAATGTCCCTCGATCTTTCAGCAACCCTGTTAATTTCCCAAATTGCCGATCCAGCAGGGTTAATTCAGCGACTAGGAAGACTAAACAGACGCTACTGCGGTCGTGCTTTGGATGCTGTTTTTTATGAAGATGAGAAGAAGGGCTATCCCTACAGTGAAAAAGAACTTAATGATGGATTAAGACTTATTCAGTCCTTTACAGGAGAAGTCTGTCAAGGAGATTTAGCGCGGTGGTTAGAAAGTTCGGATGACAAAGGTAATCCAGATCTGCAATCAGTCTTACTAGATGGAAACTGGCGAACTTACTCGACATCGCTACGAGAAGCAGGTAATAACATTACTGCCTTACTCGAACAAGATTTGAATACAGTTAAATCTCTACGCGCTAAAGAACTTCCTCGTTACACCGTGCCAATTCCTACCAAGAATACTCACAAATGGGAAAGATACAAATTTTATCCTGTAGCGCCAAAACAACAGTGGAGTTATTCAGCCGAATTAGGAGCTTATGAGCTTAAAGAGGAGAACTCAAGGTGA
- the cas6 gene encoding type I-MYXAN CRISPR-associated protein Cas6/Cmx6, producing the protein MNFVEVQFSLRGQTLPADHGYALYSALKHLCQQHQGLLGDDLPPEVLLCSIPGVADRSGVIYLNQASRFRLRCPTQQAQQWYRLLQNQVLDIRGHLIRLIQPRLTLPQSSKVLKARLVTFRLERWNAQDAPFYFLESCQKALAKMEVNAQAFIDSNSQGDLALRALKIRERNVLGYGVVIEGLNETDSLKVQFLGLGGRKHFGCGWFYPVKEETHAA; encoded by the coding sequence ATGAATTTTGTGGAAGTTCAATTTTCCTTACGAGGGCAGACCTTACCCGCAGATCATGGCTACGCCCTTTACTCAGCATTAAAACACCTGTGCCAACAGCACCAAGGTTTGTTAGGTGACGATTTACCTCCAGAAGTTTTGCTCTGTAGCATCCCAGGCGTTGCAGATCGTAGTGGAGTCATTTATTTAAACCAAGCTTCTCGGTTTCGATTGCGATGTCCAACTCAACAAGCGCAACAGTGGTATCGCTTGCTGCAAAATCAGGTTTTAGATATTCGCGGACATCTAATTCGACTGATTCAGCCCCGCTTAACGTTGCCTCAAAGCAGCAAAGTTCTCAAAGCTAGATTGGTGACGTTTCGTTTAGAACGATGGAACGCTCAAGACGCACCATTTTATTTTCTGGAATCTTGTCAGAAAGCCCTCGCCAAAATGGAAGTCAATGCTCAAGCGTTTATTGATAGCAATTCTCAAGGAGATTTAGCTTTACGGGCGCTCAAGATTAGAGAGAGAAATGTTTTGGGCTACGGCGTGGTTATTGAGGGGTTAAACGAAACTGATTCGCTGAAAGTTCAATTTTTAGGTTTAGGAGGACGCAAACACTTTGGCTGTGGTTGGTTTTATCCCGTCAAGGAGGAAACGCATGCCGCCTAA